The Magnolia sinica isolate HGM2019 chromosome 10, MsV1, whole genome shotgun sequence genome includes a window with the following:
- the LOC131257857 gene encoding enhancer of mRNA-decapping protein 4-like isoform X3: protein MCHWMITRLVSASTDGMVKIWADEKAVPLVTLRPHNGEPVNSVTFLIAPCHPDHIVLITAGHLNQEVKVWASAGKEGWLLPSDCKSWQCIQTLDLKSSTEPRPEEAFFNHVVVLPDSGLLLHANAKKNAIYAVHVEYGRYPTATRMDYITEFTVTMPILSLTGRSDYSPDGKHVEVYCIQTQAIQQYTLDLSKCLPPPLKNAGIEKVSGSDFAALDPCCGNVPAEMPVGSGSAAAKYPVFSGNLELPIVELATSSFEPKPSAMPPQSLRLSGRLSFRNPSNNFEPGPTLCNRCVDQPVLDYSVDRRVDVGCMKLTDVPSLDDSSVKDGIEVGKNDISMVPNPPITFKVGEIPLKVVSSSESSLVGQGSKVGEEKVQDIAVSNDIKSGEVEVKEVGQQRELDSEREKHILHTGKKEKSFYTQASDLGIEMAKESCSLSTEISGMEETCQVKDVGVAELSDWPSNAGELGIQDLSKDVPNTKSSMATVFSQSPSLAGKVWKKKVNPSQVAGPSSPSISPFKFAESSNEPEETCQVKDVGVAELLDWPSNAGELGIQDLSKDVPNTKSSMATVFSQSPSSAGKMWKRKVNPSQVAGPSSCSTSPFKFAESSNEPEETCQVKDVGVAELLDWPSNAGELGIQDLSKDVPNTKSSMATVFSQSPSSAGKMWKRKVNPSQVAGPSSCSTSPFKFAESSNEPGSSNGSPSMETIFTQILALQESVKELMTIQKEIQKQMTALLAVLVNKEGSRIEAALSESMEKALKSNSDALWECIQEENKKQKLERDRIKQIVSSISGSMNTKWPAMSKKTLKQEIAAIGPAVSRAITPILENTVSSAIADSFQRGVGNKAANQLENSLNSKLEVTVARQIQVQFQTSGKQDFQDALRASLESSVIPAFEQACKAMFEQVDATFQKGMAEHTTAAQQQFESTHSPLAIALRDAMSSASSITQTLSGELANGQRNLLAFMAAGANQKTTNPLATQQNDGPLGVQHDMAMTMQQVEAPLDPKKELERLISEHKYEEAFTSALQRSNITIVSWLCSQVDLQGILAVFPLPLSQGVLLSLLQQLACNIGNETSKKLDWMRDILAAIDPVDPMITVHGRPIFEQVYQILDYQKALPTTTVTETNSIRLLMHVINSVLMNYK from the exons GTAAAGATCTGGGCAGATGAGAAGGCAGTGCCCCTTGTAACGCTGAGGCCACACAATGGCGAACCTGTTAACTCAGTTACTTTCCTGATAGCACCTTGTCACCCTGACCACATTGTTCTTATAACAGCG GGTCATCTGAATCAAGAAGTGAAGGTATGGGCCTCAGCAGGCAAAGAAGGGTGGTTATTGCCTAGTGATTGTAAATCATGGCAGTGCATTCAGACCTTGGACTTGAAGAGTTCCACTGAACCTCGACCTGAAGAGGCTTTTTTCAACCACGTAGTGGTGTTGCCAGATTCAGGCCTTCTTTTACATGCAAATGCCAAGAAAAATGCTATATATGCGGTGCATGTAGAATATGGGCGATATCCAACAGCAACACGCATGGATTATATTACTGAGTTTACTGTCACAATGCCTATTTTGAGTCTAACAGGAAGAAGTGACTATTCACCAGATGGGAAACATGTTGAGGTTTACTGCATTCAGACACAGGCTATTCAACAGTATACCTTGGATTTATCTAAGTGCCTACCACCACCACTGAAGAATGCTGGAATTGAGAAGGTTTCTGGTAGTGATTTTGCTGCATTAGACCCATGTTGCGGAAATGTCCCAGCTGAGATGCCTGTTGGAAGTGGTTCAGCTGCTGCTAAGTATCCTGTATTTTCGGGGAACCTGGAACTTCCCATAGTTGAATTGGCTACTTCAAGTTTTGAACCTAAACCAAGTGCTATGCCACCTCAGAGTCTGAGGCTGTCAGGAAGACTATCTTTTAGGAACCCATCAAATAACTTTGAGCCAGGTCCCACACTTTGCAATCGTTGTGTTGATCAACCAGTTCTTGATTATTCAGTTGATAGGAGAGTGGATGTTGGTTGTATGAAGTTGACTGATGTTCCTTCCTTAGATGACAGCTCTGTGAAGGATGGAATTGAAGTTGGGAAAAATGATATTTCTATGGTACCAAATCCTCCAATCACATTCAAAGTGGGTGAAATACCATTGAAGGTTGTTTCTTCTTCTGAGAGTAGTCTTGTTGGGCAGGGATCGAAAGTGGGAGAAGAAAAGGTTCAAGATATTGCTGTAAGCaatgatattaagagtggagaaGTGGAGGTTAAAGAGGTGGGTCAGCAGCGGGAGTTAGATTCTGAGAGAGAAAAGCATATTCTACAcacagggaagaaagaaaaatccttCTATACCCAAGCATCGGATCTTGGGATTGAGATGGCCAAAGAAAGCTGTTCATTGTCTACAGAAATTTCAGGCATGGAAGAAACTTGTCAGGTTAAAGATGTTGGTGTTGCTGAGTTATCGGACTGGCCTTCAAATGCTGGTGAACTAGGCATTCAGGACTTGAGTAAGGATGTGCCTAATACTAAATCGAGTATGGCAACTGTATTTTCTCAGTCACCTTCATTAGCTGGAAAAGTGTGGAAAAAGAAAGTAAATCCCTCTCAAGTGGCAGGTCCATCTTCCCCTTCCATTAGCCCTTTCAAATTTGCAGAATCTTCAAATGAACCAGAAGAAACTTGTCAGGTCAAAGATGTTGGTGTTGCTGAATTATTGGACTGGCCTTCAAATGCTGGTGAACTAGGCATTCAGGACTTAAGTAAGGATGTGCCTAATACTAAATCGAGTATGGCAACTGTATTTTCTCAGTCACCTTCATCAGCTGGAAAAATGTGGAAAAGGAAAGTAAATCCCTCTCAAGTGGCAGGTCCATCTTCCTGTTCCACTAGCCCTTTCAAATTTGCAGAATCTTCAAATGAACCAGAAGAAACTTGTCAGGTCAAAGATGTTGGTGTTGCTGAATTATTGGACTGGCCTTCAAATGCTGGTGAACTAGGCATTCAGGACTTAAGTAAGGATGTGCCTAATACTAAATCGAGTATGGCAACTGTATTTTCTCAGTCACCTTCATCAGCTGGAAAAATGTGGAAAAGGAAAGTAAATCCCTCTCAAGTGGCAGGTCCATCTTCCTGTTCCACTAGCCCTTTCAAATTTGCAGAATCTTCAAATGAACCAGGTAGCAGCAACGGCAGTCCTTCCATGGAGACCATTTTTACCCAAATTCTGGCACTTCAGGAGAGTGTGAAAGAG CTTATGACCattcaaaaggaaatacagaAGCAAATGACGGCTCTACTGGCTGTTCTTGTTAACAAAGAAGGTAGCAGAATAGAGGCGGCCCTCAGCGAGAGCATGGAGAAAGCTCTGAAGTCGAACTCTGATGCTCTGTGGGAATGCATCCAAGAGGAGAACAAGAAACAGAAGTTAGAACGCGATCGCATAAAGCAGATAGTGAGTTCGATCTCGGGCTCTATGAACACGAAGTGGCCAGCCATGTCCAAGAAGACATTAAAGCAAGAAATTGCTGCAATAGGACCAGCAGTATCTCGCGCAATTACCCCGATTTTGGAGAACACTGTTTCTTCAGCTATTGCTGATTCATTTCAG AGAGGGGTTGGAAACAAGGCAGCGAATCAGTTGGAGAACTCACTCAACTCGAAACTCGAAGTGACAGTGGCCAGACAAATTCAAGTACAATTCCAAACATCTGGGAAGCAAGATTTTCAG GATGCACTAAGGGCTAGCTTGGAATCTTCGGTGATTCCTGCATTTGAGCAGGCATGCAAAGCAATGTTTGAGCAAGTTGATGCTACATTTCAGAAGGGGATGGCTGAACACACTACTGCTGCACAACAGCAGTTTGAATCCACACATTCTCCGTTAGCAATTGCTCTGAGG GATGCAATGAGCTCTGCATCATCCATCACCCAAACCTTAAGTGGTGAACTAGCCAATGGCCAGCGCAATCTCTTAGCTTTCATGGCAGCTGGAGCAAATCAGAAAACGACGAATCCATTGGCTACACAACAAAACGATGGACCTTTAGGTGTGCAACATGACATG GCCATGACTATGCAACAGGTTGAGGCACCTTTGGATCCAAAGAAAGAGCTGGAAAGATTAATATCTGAACATAAGTATGAGGAAGCATTCACTTCAGCCCTTCAAAGAAGCaacatcaccattgtttcctggtTATGTTCTCAG GTTGATTTGCAAGGGATACTAGCAGTTTTTCCTCTTCCTCTGAGTCAAGGAGTCCTGCTATCCCTTCTCCAGCAGCTAGCATGCAATATTGGAAATGAGACCTCCAAGAAGCTAGATTGGATGAGAGACATTCTTGCTGCTATAGATCCAGTGGACCCAATGATTACAGTGCATGGGCGGCCGATATTTGAACAGGTTTATCAGATATTGGACTACCAGAAGGCACTCCCAACCACCACAGTAACTGAAACAAACAGCATCCGCCTCCTCATGCATGTAATCAATTCAGTATTGATGAACTACAAATAA